Proteins encoded together in one Rossellomorea sp. y25 window:
- a CDS encoding alpha/beta hydrolase codes for MFRVMMAKLMRLFSHLSNKTPMIPRQDVQTKKDVLVETSVGPTYISFYYPLAAKKKKLPVYINFHGGAFIMNDKELDDPYCRYLANQAECVVLNVEYGKAPEYPFPKAIEQGYEIIQWVKGRAEELGIEAEKVMVGGQSSGGNIATALCLYLEEKGDEQPLLQVLSCPMLDFVTPHAEKPEPDKWRSRFPKAAHFIHMCYVPGKGQAGHLLASPVRAEVNGRLAAALILIAESDAFRPEAECYAEKLKAAGVNVQEAIFRGCAHAFTHLGPKERAEEAWQLIAGKIKTVAEAPPY; via the coding sequence ATGTTCCGTGTAATGATGGCAAAATTAATGCGTCTCTTTTCTCATTTATCCAACAAAACACCTATGATCCCCCGGCAGGATGTACAAACGAAAAAAGATGTGTTAGTTGAAACATCTGTTGGGCCCACTTACATTTCCTTCTATTATCCTTTGGCAGCAAAAAAGAAAAAACTCCCTGTCTATATCAACTTCCATGGCGGGGCGTTCATCATGAATGATAAGGAATTGGATGATCCTTATTGCCGTTACCTGGCGAATCAGGCCGAATGTGTTGTTCTGAATGTCGAATATGGTAAGGCACCCGAGTATCCTTTTCCAAAAGCCATTGAACAGGGCTATGAAATCATTCAATGGGTGAAGGGAAGAGCGGAGGAATTGGGCATTGAGGCAGAAAAGGTCATGGTTGGCGGACAAAGCTCAGGCGGAAATATTGCTACAGCCCTTTGCCTCTATCTTGAAGAGAAGGGGGACGAGCAGCCCCTGCTTCAAGTGCTATCGTGCCCTATGCTGGATTTTGTCACCCCTCATGCTGAAAAGCCGGAACCAGACAAGTGGCGTTCCCGTTTTCCTAAAGCAGCCCATTTTATCCATATGTGTTACGTCCCAGGGAAGGGACAAGCGGGGCATCTTCTCGCTTCCCCTGTCCGAGCCGAGGTTAACGGCCGCTTAGCCGCAGCCCTGATTCTCATAGCTGAGTCCGATGCATTCAGGCCGGAAGCCGAATGTTATGCGGAGAAATTGAAAGCAGCAGGGGTGAACGTTCAAGAGGCGATATTCAGGGGCTGTGCCCATGCGTTTACCCATCTTGGACCGAAAGAAAGAGCAGAAGAGGCCTGGCAATTGATCGCAGGCAAAATCAAGACTGTTGCTGAAGCCCCTCCATATTGA
- the crtI gene encoding phytoene desaturase family protein, which yields MKNKTVLIIGGGLGGVSAAITLAQAGYDVSLYEKNEHIGGKLNRLEQDGFGFDLGPSILTMPQIFEKLFAASGKSMKDYVQIERLDHQWRSFFHDGNVIDLYEDLNDMREKNASLSEKDIREYQRLLEHSKTHYDMTDKTLFEGADTARGIVKQAGLFSVLKNIDLMSTVHKSLDKRISHEQFRDMLSYFIKYVGSSPYDAPAVMNMMIYMQHDQGAWYVPGGLHKLADGLVKLAEEVGVTFHLGRQIVKLEKKDGDITGAVLEDGTRVTADHYVSNMEVIPVYERLLEEDSDYVEKLKTKFEPASSGLVMHLGVKKSYPQLRHHNFFFAENMKEQMESIFHRHELPEDPVIYLVNVNKTDSTQAPRGHENIKVLPHIPFIRDENPYTQKDYEQFAERVLIKLEKMGLDGLRDNIVTKDMWTPEDIRRTYGSDRGAIYGTVSDSKKNKGLKHPKQSERYDNLYFVGGTVNPGGGMPMVTLSGQLVGEKIMERDSG from the coding sequence TTGAAAAATAAAACGGTACTTATCATTGGAGGGGGACTCGGCGGGGTGTCGGCGGCCATAACACTCGCACAGGCGGGATACGATGTCTCCTTATATGAAAAAAACGAACATATTGGAGGAAAGTTGAACCGGCTCGAGCAAGACGGCTTTGGGTTCGATCTCGGCCCGTCCATTTTGACGATGCCCCAGATCTTTGAGAAATTGTTTGCGGCCAGCGGTAAATCGATGAAGGATTATGTCCAGATTGAAAGGCTGGATCATCAATGGCGTTCCTTCTTCCACGATGGAAATGTCATAGACTTATATGAAGATCTGAACGACATGCGGGAGAAGAATGCCTCTCTCAGTGAAAAGGATATTCGTGAATATCAACGTCTGCTGGAGCATTCGAAGACTCATTACGATATGACGGATAAAACCTTATTTGAAGGTGCGGATACGGCAAGAGGAATCGTCAAGCAGGCGGGACTGTTCAGTGTCTTGAAGAACATTGACCTGATGTCCACGGTGCATAAATCCCTCGATAAGCGGATCAGTCATGAGCAGTTTCGCGATATGCTCTCCTATTTTATCAAGTATGTGGGTTCGTCCCCTTACGATGCGCCGGCTGTGATGAATATGATGATCTACATGCAGCATGATCAGGGAGCATGGTATGTTCCCGGCGGTTTGCATAAGCTCGCGGACGGTCTTGTGAAGCTGGCGGAGGAAGTGGGGGTGACTTTCCACCTTGGACGACAGATCGTCAAACTTGAAAAGAAGGATGGCGACATTACCGGAGCCGTTTTGGAAGACGGGACACGGGTGACGGCCGATCACTATGTGTCCAATATGGAGGTCATACCGGTGTACGAGCGATTACTGGAGGAAGACAGTGATTATGTTGAAAAATTAAAAACGAAATTCGAACCGGCGAGTTCCGGCCTCGTCATGCATCTGGGTGTGAAGAAGAGTTATCCGCAGCTTCGCCATCATAATTTCTTTTTCGCCGAAAATATGAAGGAGCAAATGGAATCGATCTTCCACCGCCATGAATTGCCGGAGGACCCGGTCATTTATCTCGTCAATGTCAATAAGACCGATTCGACTCAGGCTCCTCGAGGACATGAAAATATCAAAGTGCTGCCTCATATTCCGTTTATCCGGGATGAGAATCCGTATACGCAAAAGGACTATGAACAATTCGCTGAGCGGGTCCTGATCAAGTTGGAGAAGATGGGACTTGATGGCTTGCGTGACAACATTGTAACTAAGGATATGTGGACACCGGAAGATATCAGGCGCACGTATGGTTCCGACCGCGGGGCGATTTATGGGACCGTGTCAGACAGCAAGAAAAATAAAGGCTTGAAGCATCCGAAACAGAGTGAACGCTACGACAACCTCTACTTTGTTGGAGGAACGGTGAACCCGGGAGGCGGAATGCCGATGGTTACGTTAAGCGGCCAGCTTGTCGGCGAGAAAATTATGGAGAGGGATTCTGGATAA
- a CDS encoding glycosyl-4,4'-diaponeurosporenoate acyltransferase produces MIVSLPDHWIILIDVIAWTFFHLAISAICLKLPLTWFLKDHFWFRTFPFEQSGALWQRLFRVKSWKGMILDGTIFLKKGYSKKGLHGTKSRDLIVFAAETKRAELTHWLSILPAPLFFIWNPVWAGWMMVLYAIVFNLPIIVVQRYNRGRILAITSGVGKKSSR; encoded by the coding sequence ATGATCGTCTCACTTCCTGACCACTGGATCATACTCATTGATGTGATTGCCTGGACGTTCTTTCATCTCGCCATTTCGGCCATTTGCTTGAAACTGCCTTTGACGTGGTTTCTGAAAGACCATTTCTGGTTTCGGACGTTCCCTTTTGAACAGTCCGGGGCATTGTGGCAGCGTTTATTCCGGGTGAAATCGTGGAAGGGGATGATTCTGGATGGCACGATTTTTCTCAAAAAGGGATACAGCAAAAAGGGGCTGCATGGCACGAAGTCGAGGGACTTGATCGTATTTGCGGCGGAAACGAAACGCGCGGAATTAACCCATTGGCTTTCCATTCTCCCTGCTCCGCTGTTCTTCATATGGAATCCCGTATGGGCAGGATGGATGATGGTTCTGTATGCCATTGTCTTCAACCTTCCGATTATAGTGGTTCAACGGTACAATCGCGGGCGGATATTGGCGATTACGTCAGGCGTCGGCAAGAAATCAAGTAGATAA
- a CDS encoding glycosyltransferase — MTASEVINLILGVLGVIIGMIMFWSLPVPRFTSKHTAGLPFVSIIIPARNEEGRISPLLQSLQEQRYKGFEVLLVDDDSSDRTVAIAESYGVSVLQNNGAGKSSACWRGAKEAKGDWLLFLDADTRFTSVDGLRNLLHVYQGKGARGILALQPYHTVERVYEHLSIVFNIIVVVGMNLFTAWGSRFKAAGSFGPCILCNRDDYFLSGGHEKIEGAIMDDLALGEAFLDQNLPVRCLGGRGIISFRMYPEGMGSLIEGWCKSFAVGSKSTHPVVMLMVILWITGSLTSASSLISSIMEERTAAMIVNGALYILYSVQTAWFARRVGDFRWVFFPFYPLLFLFFAVIFLYSFVRVNVFHSVKWKGRKIKV, encoded by the coding sequence ATGACAGCTTCAGAAGTGATCAATCTCATCTTGGGTGTCCTGGGGGTGATCATTGGCATGATTATGTTTTGGTCCTTGCCGGTTCCAAGATTCACCTCCAAACATACGGCGGGGCTGCCGTTTGTGTCCATCATTATCCCTGCCAGGAATGAAGAAGGCAGGATCTCCCCGTTATTGCAGTCGTTGCAGGAGCAGCGGTACAAGGGATTTGAGGTTCTGTTGGTGGATGACGATTCATCGGATCGTACCGTGGCCATCGCAGAAAGCTACGGTGTCTCGGTCCTGCAGAATAACGGTGCAGGGAAATCGTCTGCCTGCTGGCGGGGTGCCAAGGAGGCAAAAGGAGATTGGCTGCTGTTCCTGGATGCTGATACCCGATTCACCAGCGTGGATGGATTGCGTAATCTTCTGCATGTCTACCAGGGGAAAGGGGCTAGGGGGATCCTTGCCTTGCAGCCCTATCACACTGTGGAACGTGTGTATGAGCATCTTTCCATTGTTTTTAACATCATCGTCGTAGTGGGTATGAATCTATTTACCGCCTGGGGATCACGGTTCAAAGCCGCAGGCTCGTTCGGTCCATGTATTTTATGTAATCGAGACGATTACTTTTTATCCGGAGGGCATGAAAAAATCGAGGGAGCCATCATGGATGATCTGGCACTGGGAGAGGCCTTTCTTGATCAGAACCTTCCCGTTCGCTGCCTGGGCGGCAGAGGGATCATCTCGTTTCGCATGTATCCGGAAGGCATGGGAAGCCTGATCGAAGGCTGGTGCAAAAGTTTTGCCGTTGGTTCCAAGTCCACTCATCCCGTGGTCATGTTGATGGTCATTCTCTGGATTACCGGAAGTTTAACTAGCGCATCTTCATTGATCTCTTCGATTATGGAGGAAAGAACCGCCGCTATGATCGTCAATGGGGCATTGTACATCCTCTATTCCGTTCAAACAGCATGGTTTGCCCGCAGGGTCGGGGATTTCAGATGGGTGTTTTTCCCTTTTTACCCGCTGCTATTTTTATTCTTCGCAGTGATTTTCCTTTATTCTTTTGTTCGAGTGAATGTTTTTCATTCTGTGAAATGGAAAGGGCGTAAGATAAAGGTGTGA
- a CDS encoding DUF3231 family protein has translation MEISHHKTKISSSELANLWTQYVNDSLARCMFRHFLHYVQDTDIIQVLEYALELTERHLQKAGEFLTTEGYPIPKGFTDEDVTIDAPPLFSDTYIIVYLHIMAIHGLTRYAGAIGNVTREDQREYFIGVMTETLELYDRSTKVLTHKGIISKPPSLNNHQKVEFIKKQNFLTGWLGKRRPISAVEISGTYLNLQKTMVKTVLELGFSQVAESKEVRNYMERARQLCNDHFKVLSSMLIEDNLHVPRTYETEVTDSTTPPFSDKLMLFHVTALLSSAIGYYGEAMGISQRRDLAASYAKMIAEIGLLAEDGMNLLIENEWMEQPPLATDHNDLAKNK, from the coding sequence ATGGAAATCAGTCACCATAAAACTAAGATAAGTTCATCAGAACTCGCAAACCTCTGGACACAGTATGTCAATGATAGCTTAGCCCGTTGCATGTTTCGCCATTTCCTTCATTATGTTCAAGATACAGATATTATTCAGGTGCTTGAATATGCCCTTGAACTAACGGAAAGACACCTTCAAAAGGCTGGAGAATTTTTAACAACAGAAGGGTATCCGATCCCAAAAGGATTTACAGATGAAGATGTTACTATAGATGCACCTCCTTTATTTTCAGACACTTATATCATTGTTTATTTACATATCATGGCTATTCATGGACTCACTAGATATGCAGGTGCAATAGGCAATGTCACTCGGGAAGATCAGAGAGAATATTTTATTGGAGTTATGACGGAAACGTTGGAATTGTATGATCGGTCCACTAAAGTTCTTACACATAAAGGTATTATTAGCAAACCACCTAGTTTGAACAATCACCAAAAAGTTGAGTTTATAAAGAAACAAAATTTCTTAACAGGTTGGCTAGGAAAACGCAGACCTATAAGTGCAGTAGAAATAAGTGGTACCTATCTGAATTTGCAGAAAACAATGGTGAAGACTGTCCTTGAATTAGGCTTCAGTCAAGTAGCTGAATCCAAAGAAGTCAGGAATTACATGGAACGGGCCAGGCAGCTCTGTAACGATCACTTTAAAGTACTATCTTCTATGTTAATCGAAGATAATTTACACGTTCCCAGGACATATGAGACGGAGGTGACTGATTCAACAACTCCTCCTTTTTCAGACAAACTTATGTTGTTTCATGTAACTGCACTACTCTCTTCTGCTATTGGTTATTACGGTGAGGCAATGGGGATAAGCCAACGAAGGGATTTAGCGGCGAGTTACGCAAAAATGATTGCAGAAATAGGACTGTTAGCTGAAGACGGAATGAATCTACTGATAGAAAATGAGTGGATGGAACAGCCCCCTCTGGCAACAGATCATAATGACTTGGCAAAAAACAAATGA
- a CDS encoding S8 family serine peptidase, whose amino-acid sequence MKRNKKMLVYALGTGLLLGSGNIPAINVLAEKPTSMESVLANMSPQQLENYKQLQSVEKQGLYLDRTVNLKSDSPVKVIVQLDHHPEKVAQLQAKLEGKNFDAREAKAHVEKDQKHFKNELANMFKDKSNNGYKVGQTYKNAMNGVSLELPANRIEELMKLDVVRAVYSNVEVQIDPPVPSEAPSNGPAKDYMMESLPYLGVDKLHNEGFTGKGIKVGVLDTGIDYNHPDLDEVYKGGYDFVDNDNDPMEATYQDWQESGLPEFSNGNSYYTEHGTHVAGTVAGEGDNESEYSIKGVAPEADLYGYRVLGPYGRGSSEGVIAGIDRAVADGMDVINLSLGAGVNDPLYPTSVAVNNAVLSGVTAVVSAGNSGSESFTLGSPGTAALALTVGASDVPIDIATFTGQYGAESVNLQLMARNYSDNLADLEDSSMQLVDVGLATSNNDFIGKPVAGNIALISRGDISFVDKIKAAAAHGAKAVMIYNNNGEEGHIPHFLGEGVDFIPTFSLTKAEGEALKESIQEGETFSFSDRQAITTEGDRLADFSSRGPSRMNYDIKPEIVAPGVGVLSTVPSYINDKENGTYDYAYARLSGTSMASPHVAGMAALLLQSNQDLEPADVKSIFMNTADPMNGDYSVYEVGAGRVDPYEAIHSDMNFQVIDETTTLMNGEEMNIDEKTGGMSFGFQYIEKSLRDQRTILIENSSEETKTFNGSVEFTNQSHDASKNGIHLSFDEKIKVKAGKKKKTNVFLNIPKKAEEGYYEGYIRYVNEENPSEEYQIPFGIRISEEGIESVRAFNFSTKENNQFGALFNYTPMDFTLKSPMEQINVVLVDGKTNKEMGLVGVMDASGINEGQRIIINSAFAGYYYPYDDNRISVNPALAPEGHYKLRLVGTNSEGKTFTKETDTFIDNTAPEFSSTLPTGVYEYKEGQETVPFSMSLFDKTIEDMKKAGLEASQSNNYIVYHYGSPFPTGALNTDGEGNLSDEILMNPILSRYPVGFFAHDSVGNFAQGGPIVNSFVKEGTQYATASMDKKEIMAGDKLTMTLSSHNVKQLKEGSFSVDYDSNQLELTDVKIHPDFLEYGDSEITYDDKGKSSSTRHLDVQVNLENPEAEVNGDIPLAEVTFEAKDAKFYRMNYVTAPTFSSKYTDVNGQTTNLKGYFEGQYPELLRSYSEIRGDIKAQGFFGTDGKYDNGTDYSNAPVSIKVTDWEGNVHDGEMVRNNDFVAKLPVTDKPFQIEVNIPGHFPVKSTFTIYDQREDKVVGTWHGLPLRTQDAGDINQDSVIDIMDAIEMKNSWGTDEQHSDLNFDGTVDAKDFELVEYNFLEADPGVDSAPKPVEKYKGKSLDDIKNELGIE is encoded by the coding sequence ATGAAGAGAAACAAAAAAATGTTAGTGTATGCATTAGGTACAGGCCTCTTGCTCGGTTCCGGGAATATCCCGGCAATTAATGTCCTTGCAGAAAAACCAACTTCAATGGAATCCGTACTTGCCAACATGTCTCCACAGCAGCTGGAAAACTATAAGCAGCTCCAGTCAGTGGAAAAGCAAGGTCTTTATTTAGACCGAACGGTTAACCTTAAAAGTGACAGCCCGGTGAAGGTCATCGTACAGCTTGACCACCATCCTGAAAAAGTCGCTCAGTTGCAAGCCAAACTGGAAGGAAAGAACTTTGACGCTCGTGAAGCAAAGGCACATGTAGAAAAGGATCAAAAACACTTCAAAAACGAGTTGGCCAACATGTTCAAGGATAAAAGCAATAATGGTTACAAGGTAGGCCAAACTTATAAAAACGCCATGAACGGTGTTTCCTTGGAACTTCCTGCTAATCGGATTGAAGAATTAATGAAACTTGATGTGGTAAGAGCGGTCTACAGCAACGTCGAAGTTCAAATTGATCCACCGGTTCCATCCGAGGCTCCTTCTAACGGACCAGCGAAAGATTATATGATGGAAAGCCTTCCTTACTTAGGAGTCGATAAGCTGCATAATGAAGGGTTTACCGGCAAAGGAATCAAAGTGGGGGTTCTTGATACAGGTATCGACTATAACCATCCTGACTTGGATGAAGTCTATAAAGGCGGTTATGACTTCGTGGACAACGATAATGATCCGATGGAAGCAACGTATCAGGATTGGCAAGAGTCCGGTTTACCGGAATTCTCGAATGGCAATTCCTATTATACTGAACATGGGACTCATGTTGCCGGTACGGTTGCCGGTGAAGGCGATAATGAAAGTGAATACAGTATAAAAGGGGTAGCTCCTGAAGCAGATCTTTATGGCTACCGTGTCCTCGGACCTTATGGAAGAGGGTCGAGTGAAGGGGTCATTGCAGGGATTGATCGCGCTGTTGCCGACGGAATGGATGTCATCAACCTTTCCCTTGGTGCAGGTGTAAATGATCCCTTGTATCCGACTTCTGTAGCGGTGAACAATGCTGTTCTCAGCGGGGTGACGGCTGTCGTTTCGGCTGGTAATAGCGGAAGTGAATCCTTTACGTTAGGCTCGCCTGGAACCGCTGCACTTGCCTTAACAGTAGGGGCAAGTGATGTTCCGATTGATATCGCGACATTCACTGGTCAATATGGTGCAGAAAGCGTCAATCTTCAGCTAATGGCCAGAAACTATAGTGATAATCTCGCAGATTTAGAAGATAGTAGTATGCAGCTTGTAGATGTTGGTCTTGCTACCAGTAACAATGATTTTATCGGTAAGCCTGTAGCCGGGAATATCGCATTAATCAGCCGTGGTGACATTTCGTTTGTTGATAAGATTAAAGCGGCAGCAGCGCATGGAGCTAAAGCCGTCATGATTTATAACAATAACGGTGAAGAAGGACATATCCCTCATTTCCTTGGAGAGGGAGTCGATTTTATTCCTACATTCTCCCTGACAAAGGCTGAAGGAGAAGCTTTGAAGGAAAGCATCCAGGAAGGAGAAACCTTTTCCTTTAGCGATAGGCAGGCCATCACAACAGAGGGTGACCGCCTTGCCGATTTCAGTTCAAGGGGACCTTCCAGAATGAATTATGATATCAAGCCTGAAATTGTTGCCCCTGGTGTGGGTGTGCTATCAACGGTTCCTTCCTATATCAACGATAAAGAAAACGGAACGTATGATTACGCCTATGCGAGGTTATCGGGAACCTCAATGGCATCCCCGCATGTAGCTGGTATGGCGGCGCTATTATTACAATCCAATCAAGACTTGGAACCAGCTGATGTGAAATCCATATTCATGAACACCGCGGATCCTATGAACGGCGATTACAGTGTCTATGAAGTTGGCGCCGGCAGGGTGGATCCTTATGAAGCCATTCATTCAGATATGAACTTTCAGGTCATTGATGAGACAACCACCCTCATGAATGGAGAAGAAATGAACATTGATGAGAAGACCGGGGGTATGAGCTTCGGATTTCAATATATTGAAAAATCACTGAGAGATCAGCGTACGATTTTGATTGAGAATTCCAGTGAAGAAACGAAAACATTTAATGGTAGTGTGGAGTTTACCAATCAGTCCCATGACGCTTCCAAAAACGGAATCCATCTATCTTTTGATGAAAAAATTAAGGTGAAGGCCGGGAAGAAAAAGAAAACAAACGTATTCCTAAATATCCCTAAAAAAGCTGAAGAGGGTTACTATGAAGGGTATATCCGTTATGTGAATGAGGAAAATCCATCTGAAGAATATCAAATCCCATTTGGTATCCGAATTTCCGAAGAAGGAATTGAATCAGTCAGAGCGTTCAACTTCTCGACGAAAGAGAATAATCAATTCGGAGCCTTGTTCAATTATACCCCAATGGATTTTACGTTGAAGTCACCTATGGAACAGATCAACGTCGTGTTGGTCGATGGCAAGACAAATAAAGAAATGGGACTGGTCGGGGTCATGGATGCTTCAGGAATCAATGAGGGACAGAGGATCATCATTAACTCTGCCTTTGCAGGTTACTATTACCCGTATGATGATAACCGTATATCAGTCAACCCTGCATTGGCACCGGAAGGCCACTACAAGCTAAGATTAGTGGGGACCAACAGTGAAGGGAAGACGTTCACGAAAGAAACGGATACATTCATTGATAATACAGCCCCGGAGTTTTCAAGTACATTGCCGACGGGCGTGTATGAGTATAAGGAAGGACAAGAAACGGTTCCATTCTCCATGTCCCTTTTTGATAAGACCATAGAAGATATGAAGAAGGCGGGACTCGAAGCATCTCAATCCAATAATTACATTGTCTACCATTATGGATCACCATTCCCAACAGGGGCATTGAATACTGATGGTGAAGGGAACCTTTCGGATGAAATCTTGATGAACCCGATTCTCAGCAGGTATCCTGTTGGGTTCTTCGCACACGACTCCGTCGGAAACTTCGCGCAGGGTGGACCAATTGTCAATAGTTTTGTAAAAGAAGGTACACAATATGCCACTGCTTCCATGGATAAAAAAGAAATCATGGCTGGCGATAAGCTGACGATGACACTCTCGTCTCATAATGTTAAACAACTTAAAGAAGGATCTTTCTCAGTAGATTATGACAGCAATCAACTTGAGTTGACGGACGTGAAGATCCATCCGGATTTCCTCGAGTATGGTGATTCTGAGATTACGTATGACGACAAGGGAAAAAGCAGTTCTACAAGACACCTTGATGTTCAAGTGAATTTGGAGAATCCGGAAGCTGAAGTGAATGGGGACATTCCATTGGCAGAAGTTACGTTTGAAGCGAAGGATGCCAAATTTTATAGAATGAACTACGTAACTGCGCCGACCTTCTCAAGCAAGTATACAGACGTTAACGGTCAAACGACTAATTTAAAGGGATATTTTGAAGGACAATATCCGGAACTGCTGCGCAGCTATTCAGAGATAAGAGGGGACATTAAAGCCCAAGGATTCTTTGGTACCGACGGAAAATATGACAATGGTACAGACTATTCAAATGCTCCAGTTTCCATAAAGGTGACCGATTGGGAAGGCAACGTACATGACGGGGAAATGGTCCGTAACAATGACTTTGTAGCGAAGCTCCCAGTAACTGATAAGCCTTTCCAGATTGAAGTGAATATCCCTGGACACTTTCCGGTCAAATCCACTTTCACTATTTATGATCAACGTGAAGATAAGGTTGTCGGCACATGGCATGGCTTGCCTCTGCGCACGCAGGATGCCGGGGACATCAACCAGGACAGTGTGATTGATATCATGGATGCGATCGAGATGAAAAACAGCTGGGGAACAGATGAGCAACATTCAGACCTAAATTTCGACGGTACAGTTGATGCAAAGGACTTCGAATTAGTTGAATACAACTTCCTTGAAGCAGATCCTGGCGTGGATTCAGCCCCGAAACCAGTGGAGAAATATAAAGGAAAGTCTTTGGATGATATTAAAAATGAATTAGGTATTGAATAA
- a CDS encoding nuclear transport factor 2 family protein, whose product MSNYQEEKRIVRRYFEELEKSTPEDVQSVLKEYTGENYSWQGVYPFREQEGVQAVAETFWVPLLRSLKKLQRRQDIFMAGTNEISGETWVMSMGHFMGLFDQDWMGIRRTGKMINLRYAEFHCVEDGKITKTGLFVDLIGFMIQAGVNPLPPSTGTYFVYPGPRNHDGLQFDDAPEEEGVKTLNLVNQMVDDLSELNKSGAMGCPPEVLERTWSEDMIWYGPGGIGASYTIPRYQQQHQLPFRNGLKDKEFNGHVCRFAEGQFACFFGWPNLSNTPIGGFLGLPGGNVRADMQVVDVYYRQGDKLSENWVLIDIPYWLKQQGLDIFERTQGIMNPSL is encoded by the coding sequence ATGAGTAATTATCAAGAAGAGAAAAGAATTGTAAGACGTTACTTCGAAGAGCTCGAGAAATCTACACCAGAAGACGTACAAAGTGTTTTAAAGGAATATACTGGTGAAAATTATAGTTGGCAAGGAGTCTACCCCTTCCGTGAACAGGAGGGAGTTCAGGCAGTTGCGGAAACCTTTTGGGTCCCTTTATTAAGATCTCTAAAAAAACTGCAGCGTCGTCAGGACATTTTCATGGCTGGCACAAACGAAATAAGTGGTGAAACATGGGTCATGAGCATGGGGCATTTCATGGGCCTCTTTGATCAAGACTGGATGGGGATTCGACGAACAGGGAAAATGATCAACCTAAGATATGCAGAGTTCCATTGTGTAGAGGATGGTAAAATCACCAAAACGGGGTTATTCGTTGACCTGATCGGATTCATGATCCAGGCAGGAGTGAACCCGCTGCCTCCTTCAACGGGTACATACTTTGTTTATCCAGGTCCAAGAAATCACGATGGTCTGCAATTTGACGATGCTCCAGAAGAAGAAGGTGTGAAAACGCTGAATCTTGTCAATCAAATGGTCGATGATTTATCGGAATTGAATAAGAGTGGAGCTATGGGGTGTCCTCCGGAGGTCCTGGAACGTACTTGGTCGGAGGATATGATTTGGTATGGTCCTGGCGGGATCGGGGCGAGTTATACCATTCCGAGATATCAACAGCAGCACCAGCTTCCTTTTAGAAATGGTCTTAAGGATAAGGAATTCAATGGTCATGTGTGCCGGTTTGCTGAAGGACAGTTCGCGTGCTTCTTTGGATGGCCGAACCTTTCGAATACACCAATAGGTGGATTTCTGGGGCTGCCAGGCGGGAATGTTCGAGCTGACATGCAAGTGGTGGATGTGTATTACCGTCAAGGGGATAAGCTTTCTGAGAACTGGGTTCTGATCGATATCCCTTATTGGCTGAAGCAGCAGGGATTGGATATTTTTGAGCGAACCCAAGGGATTATGAATCCGTCACTTTAA